The genomic stretch ccaacctaatacgTCATTGCATGTATACGATCTTAATCTTGCacgattcaatataaatatcaacTGTCACGTCTCAATGTGCATTTGACAATACTATAAATGATGAACGTGACTTCTTTAGATATCGTTAATTGAAGGTAAACTTTGTTCTAAGAGATgtcacatattaaaaaatatactcctTTTAAACTTTTTTGAACAGCGTAATTGCACTGACATGGTTACTGATTACAAACAATgcgaattatataactaaataatgaGTAATCACAAGCACAtcgatacattatttataattgttttgacttaaaaggaaaaaaatatacgagGGTATGCGTTAAAAAAAACGACTTTGATTTTTTTGGGAcactcttatatatatataagattttattctttttactaGGATGACacggttaataaaacaaaattgagttTCTCTCTAAGAGAAAATTAAATGGTTAGTTTTACATaccttacataaataaaaataaaataatataaaattgtattgcttttcaaaaaaaattatatctacgCACCTGTAAGAGAAACGACATTTAATGTTACGTATGATTACATTTAATGTCttgtactaaattataaaattctttacaTTTCTAAGAATTctctattgatatttttatagctaACAAAATTTAGTTGTCATGATGCGTTCGAAGACAGTTCAGACgtggaattcaaattaaagaaaatactttttctttacatatatttgattgCGATGCGATGCGATGTGGGTACCTACGGATAGCAAAATGGCCTACAACcaataaattgtaacaaagGAATAGTATCACTAAATAAacgaaagtaaaataaatggatATTAATGAATCGTAGCTTTGTTCTGAAAGCAATGCAGCTTAAATCGTAAAAGAGATTACAACAATAGGAAACAGAAATGGGCCAAGGTTTGCTCGTGAGAATTACTGAAATGGTTCGAGCGAATTAGGAAAAATTACCCTTTAAGCGATTTCCACGAGCTCGAACTCGCGTTTTATCTTAAAGTTCTTATATGTtacaattgttatatttatttgctataAATGTACATTTATTGCTTTTTCTCTTTCTCTTAATTGATGGTTCTCTTTGTTTAGGATTTTATTTACAACCAGCTGAAACGACTACGACGTTCAACTTTCCAAAactattgagctgagatggcccagtggttagaacgcgtgcatcttaaccgatgattgcgggttcaaacccaggcaagcaccaccatatatatgtacttaatttgtgtttataattcatctcctactcggcggtgaaggaaaacctacATGAGTCTAATtccatcaaaattctgccacatgtgcattccaacaacccgcattggaacagcgtggtggaatatgttccaaaccctctccttaatgggataggaggccttagcacagcagtgggaaatttacaggctgttactgtactgtactgtactgaaAATCTATTATCATCGTAAAAGTCTATTTCTAAGCTTAGGTAATATTCCAAtaagaacaaatataaattgtatattgtgGAGACTGTTAgacaacacaaaaaataaagaaagacaGGCATATCTGACTTTCCGGTTGGTTGAAGGCAAAACACGTAACACGTCTTGACTTCAACCAGGGTTAgctattgtaatttcagtagttcggatagccaaaataatattatcgttttacaatgatacttcaatctctctatcttttgttacaatgccacgCTATCATCCAGTTGTTTTCTAATGATAGCagtcaatcatatttaaaataagaaatagtgttaaatGCTATTTAAAACTGGCATGTAACATACtgccatttaaaataatattaattacagttttacaaattattgttcaattaattacaataataatcgtataacaacaacaacaaacaaacagcaacagcctgtaaattcccactgctgggctaaaggcctcctctccctttgaggagaaggtttggaacatattccaccacgctgttccaatgcgggttggtggaatacacatgtggcaaaatttatatgaaatttgtcacatgcagttttccttcaccgctgagcacgagatgaattataaagacaaattaagcacatgaatcagcggtgcttgcctgggtttaaactcgcaatcatcggttaagatgcacgcgttctcaccactgggccatctcgacccaataatttattaaaaaaaaattaattaataaaaaaaaaatatattatttttaataatcgtatataataaagtaaattcaatagcccctgctatattcataatatgcaataataatgtgataaattatgatatacaatcaaatgtcataacaccgtattgaaggctagggtTACTCTGTAACACTAGAGTGAATACTTTTCCAATACTGGGCCTCCTGCCCATTCCAAATTcaatcaattgtttttaaatttactaatgaaattatatttaaacttatagtGGAGTAACAAAAACGTTGACAACAAAACCACTTATCATATCTAAAGAACGGCCAAATGTGCCGCCACATGTTAAATTTTCACCTCTGTCCAGACGTTGGCGCCATAAAAACATAATCATTCCTCACATCGAAAACGCAAGACCAACATTGGTGTTCGCgcttacgatttttattttaattatatctatgttatataaacatctaaatttatttaattttaattaagattattttgccatatataaaacctttttttacaacattcaaagagaaaaagtaatgtgtaaaatcgaacGTTCtgtgtacttcttttgtttttttattcacttattaGCTACTAATTACAACGTAACAATGTACAATTAAATtgcaagaattattaatataaactactttttaaatcattttattgtttaattgaatTCGTATTATTTGagttcggactccagtgtctaagtaTTAGAcaattgggaactaagattttatatctTATGAAGAAGTTCAACTGACTGATTCTTCCTTAAATATCTTTTAAGATACTAacctgaaaaaataattttacattcacgtgtataaaaaaggtaaagtaaatataaaaaaggttttatataatagtcaaaattacttatttttttgaatttcaatttattagttGTAGCTAATATTAGTAATCTATCTATTCTTGACAAATATATCTAGCTTATATCCCACTATATTCATCCCTTATTACTATCccttatgataatattttataactagcaTACATTCTCATCTGTACATTTTATtccgaaaattaaaaaaaaattgcagatGACTTCATTTCCTCCTTAAAGCTTGAATTAATGACATGTACTTTAAAAAACAAGctctataaagtaatattttcccGCTAAACACACATTTCATTTTCCTTATTCATAACTCACAACCGTCCGAAGCCGTGGTGGGTCGTTggtaaagttaattaaattatattacattgctATATATCCTATatagtacctacatatatatccTTATTACTTTTGAATACATATaggtgtatataatacattggtaaaaaggcgtattattcgatacaagattttgtagatgataaaaaagcgtggaattaatacctgttgacttccaggcaggatatattaatttaaataattgtattaactaacatgcctgtatttttttaaatgttgaacaagagtaactactgagtttcttgccggttcttctcggtagaatccgaaccggtggtagttttacttaattgttaaatgactattcaaaagtgcttataaaagcccacttgaataaagtttcttttgatataaattgaaaggaaattaattgtattagaaTAAAGAAACTTGTACTTATTACCCTTTCTctaaggaataaataatttaaaaagtcttAGCTcattgacaaaattaaaaatgaaagaaaatattgatactccaagttatttattaagatcCAGCTCATTCACCAGGCCACACGATACCCTCAATCCAATCAACGAAACTGGAAACTCTGGTGTAGACGCCGGGCAGGTTTGGTCGAGCGCACCCAATCCCAAATGACGTCACACCAATCACGAAGTGCATTGACCCTTCCCTAGATGCACTAAGAGGTATTTTCATTTGAAGAGGTCCGCCCGAGTCACCCTGTGATAAAAACTCATTGTATTCCACTATACTGTAACAATAAACTTGCCTATATAGGTAGCTTTAGTTCAAAGCTGAGCCCTGATTTCAAAACCTTTTGCTAACTAAAAATGTCAAATACCTCATTTGTTCTAAGAGcttgtaaaataaaagaaacgtaGATAttgcaataatttgtaaattttagaTAATTGTATAGAATTTGTGaatagtcaaatcaaatccattatgtaataaattattagaatatgTCGTTTGCATGATTAAattcaagttttattttacGCGCTTTtcctattttgttttgtttaaagtaaatcctttaattactattttgagaacacaatatttaaagaaataatatatgttaaaataggATACAGCATcaaattgttacaattaataaaacttagtaAAGGCCGGcttagatttattaaatatcaaatgtaatgtattctataaaaattaattcagaCCTATCTGATTGTCCTATAaggatcagagtgttgggccACAAAAGAGATGAATGAAAGACAACAGCATGGAGCGGATGAGAATGTTAAGTGGAATGTGTGGTATTAcacgaatggatagagtaatgaataaaagaaaatctgAAAGTGACACTGATAACCGAGAAGTGATAAGGAGAAATGAGGCCCATGTGAGAAAGATCTTGAGAATAGAtctggatggatatagaggaagagGACGACTAAAGTAAAGATTGATCGTTGTGTGAAGGACGATGTGGCTGGAAACAATGTTATTTGTGAGATAACGTCAAATGTGATGTCGGACAGAAAAGTATGGGGAAAACGGGATAAGTATTGGGAtgagggcaggaggatgacgaGAAGTTAGCTAGTTCGAATCAAAAAACGAAGTAAACTCTTTTATATCCACCTGACACGCGTCGACACCGCCTTCTATTTTCCCAGCACATATCTGGTGGTCCTGGATACCACACCAATGTCTGCTGCACGACGCCATCAGCAATGTGTCGCACTGCTCTGAATCTATGATGTCAACTACTGCTGCCTGTAATTCTGGAGGTGTTCTTCTGGTGGCTGCAATTTTTATTTCCAAGAATACATCAATTGAAATGCTTAAAATTACCCAACGTTTCTGTTAAATTTGAACATAAACGTAACACAATATGATGATAACAAAACGTAAAGCTAATATTTCTTGACTTTCAAGCAGGTATACAAATGTTAGGGTCACCCGCTTCGTGGGAAGCCAGTCGTCAAGCTGGTCTGATTTGACAACCCATTCATATGAAACTCTAACGAGTTTACCGTATGAGATATTCCGTGACCTCAGTCTGTCACAGTCCGATAGTGTTCCTTACAACACATCAACCCTTTCACCACGAGGTTCGGCGTTGAGGCTCTCGAGCCAACTCGACTCCCTTTTGTCGTCCTGGCGGTGTCacttgacgtggcgaacgccttcaacagtctccctttcgagacgatacgggaggcactccgataccacggggtgccgacctatctgaggaggctgctggaggcgtacctccaggacagggaggtcCTCTGGGTGGGGGTCGACGGGAGGTTGGTCCGGCGTCGGGTGgtctgcggcgttccacaggggtcggtacTCGGCCCAATcctgtggaacgtcggtttcgactggctcctacGAGCTTCCGTCTTTCcagggatgggggtgttgtgctaCGCCGatgacaccctcgtcacggcgactGGGCGGGACtttcgggaggcggctcgcctcgccgaggtcggaacggctctcaccgtggaccgtcCGGGGGACGGTGAttaaggtgcaggcccagatgaagtatctgggcctcatcctggacggtcgatggagcttcgggcagcattttgtgcatctcggcccgaggctcatcaacgccgccgccgctctcagccgcctccttccgaatgtagGTGGGCCGGgatcgctatgccggcgtctgtaCGCCGGTGTAGTGAGGttgatggcgctgtacggtgccccgatctgggtcGACGCCCTTACCGCTGACAATCGGGCCCTGTTGcggaagccgcagagggtcatagcggtgagaggcatcagagggtaccgtacggtgtcgtggactgcggcgacacttctcgcgggtgaTCCGCCCtcggagctccaggcggaggtgctcgcggaggtgtaccggttccgggtcgaggcgaggaaccgcggcgaccgtccagggtcggcggagatcgggcggatcagggctctagcccagcaggccctgatcgcccgatggcaggaggacctggggtcacccacggcgggcctggcgACTGTCGCTGGGTCGCGAGGAAGAAGGGCACGCTCACCTTCAGGATGACGCAGGTGCTTACcaggcacggatgcttcggtaagttcCTGCacggatagcgcggcgggaggcgTCACCCTcatgccacgagtgtggtgcgccagtcgacacggcgcaccacaccctgagtgagtgtgcctcgtgggggccccagaggcactccttggcggcgtctatgggcggagacctctcgctgtcgcACATCATCAACGAAATGCTCGGCAGCGAGACGTGTTGGttggagatgcgctccttctgcgaaaacgtgatgtcgcagaaggaagccgcggagcgggagcgggaagaggacGCCGCTGCAGACCGGCTCCGCCGTAGACGTAtctccccccgcctcaataggcgccgcagggaccaggggggtctcagtaccctgGGAACCCCCTCTAGGtattggaggcccgcataggagggccgaccgtcagggcgtcacggtagcatgcgtaagcgatcccgtggcgcccgccgaaagacggagagggtaccgctggtttttagtgggtaaacccggtggacctgggcgcactcggcgtccaaaaaccggggagtcccacacacccccccactttccatcacgtgggggaagcgcgtaaagcgtttttccagagagaaaaaaaaaaaggtatacaAATGTTCATAAAGAGTTAAGAGTTTTACATTTCTATaaatagtgcttgtaaaatttatctttatttcgaTTTCGTAATAAATACCTGTTTCAACAACTCCCCATCCAGTTAAAGTAGCTGATGTTCCGAGAGTGTCGGTATTAAAAGTGTTCCAGAGGCAGGCTGGCTGCACATTCATTGTGAATTCAACAGGTGCAGCCAGTTCCATTAACgctatatcataatatttcttCGGGGCAGCATACTGCGGGTGTACTATGATTCGTGAAATCTTTGCATCTATtggtttattgaaataaacgggctgtaataaaacaaacacattatgtttatcataacatagtataaaacaaattagcttaccactgtctgttgctatgtatgcttacatatttaaatttacaaaacagattttaatgcggtgctttttaatagatagagtgatacgagagtaaggttttttctattataatacatgtataatataataaaaaattactgataattttggaagcttctatgtgatgtcgtaagtaaatgAATTCTGTAGTTTATCTGATGCTAATATCACCATTACCCGTGCGAAGGCAAGGTGGGTCACTAGTACAGTTATATAgacagttaaaatataataacataatataatttcttattttgatGTTAATCAAACTTGTAATGGATggtaagatttaaaatttaaaaactaaatcttaaatgtattattatgacTGAAAAATATCAGTCTTTTCGTTTGGTTCTAGAATACCAAAaagatatagataaaattatatatagatagatattatGAATAGATATACAGATAGATAAattttcaaaagaaataatccaaaaaaaaaatacgtagtTGCGCCAACATCATCACAATAAAGGAAACAATGATTAATACTCATTGATATAATGctgataaaattatcaaaaaaaaactaatgctTAATAAAAAGTGAAAgtccaaaacaaaataattaacacgGATAATAAAGCAAAGGGAAACACAATTTTCAACCTTAGTAAATAATTACGATAATAGAAATCgaaagaaaaaagcgatacgagtcccttgattgacatAGAATATATTCTCAAAGAATTCTCGAATATTTTTTGCTAGATATATTGTAGTTTTCTTGGCTGTCACCGATTCCAATAATCAACGAACCATCAAAATTGATTGGCgtgattttataatacaaatatataacttatattatagttttcatATGGATGccatcatcagaactggaccaaaattaaaatgggaccacataGGCACTAGCTTTCAACCAAAATTAAGATCTAAATCGGTTcgcccagtgaaaagttatgaggtaataaacattaaaaaaatacagacgaattgataacctcctcctttttgaagtcaagCGCCATATATTGTTAGgggtattatttattacgttgGAGTTTCACAGCCATATTGAAAGTTGGGCGTAATATTGCCATGGAAAACAAACTCACTATATCGATTATATTTTTGTCGCCAAGTCTAATAATCTCCGGTACTGGACTCGCTAAGTTCGGATCACGCGGTGATTTTGTACAATGAGCAGCAGTCAGGGTGAACTTAGAGCTGATAAGCGTGCACCCGCACTTGAATATCCACGTACCGTGTACGACCCTCCACCCGACTGCTccctaaaaattaataaacaataaataaatatgtgacaacattaaatacattactctgatcccaatgtaagcagctaaagcacttgtgttacggaaaatcagaagtaacgacggcaccgcAAACACCCAGAGCCAACATAGacaacaaatgataatctactacattgactcggccgggtatcgaacccgggacctcggagtgatgtacgcatgaaaaccggtgtacacaccactcgaacaCGGAGGTCATATAAACTAATGCATTATTACTTTGAGCTTATGAGAAAATTTTAACAACAGGACCATCTTTTCTCTTAGTTacagtacaacaacaacaacaacagcctgtaaattcccactgctgggctaaaggcctcctgtccctttgaggagaaggtttggaacatattccaccacgctgttccaatgcgggttggtggaatacacacagcgatgcttgcctgggtttgaacccgcaatcatcggttaagatgcacgctttccaaccactgggccatctcgacttacagtaaacgaaataataaaacgtcGGCCATACTCACCATATGTGGGAATTCCCCGGGTGTTGTATCCCTACCGCCAATTGCAAAGTGCGGTTTGCTTGCGAGTTTACTTAGCCATATCTGAAAACCTttacgaaaaaaataacatttaaaacgtcacatttatcaatttaataataataattaacaagttGCAGGTATTATAGGTCCTAAGTAACACCAgattgttatgaaatatttcagCTCAATTGAGTGGATTTTCTTAACAATGGGCTTTGtagattaattaagaaattattaaataattagatgattataaaaacatttacattctttatttgaaagttCCAATcgattattcaataataattagatctaaattatttttgaattgcattaatatttatttgatattcaatAAGAGGTTACTTTGACTTTTCTGTTCAATATTGTGAATCGCGTGATTAGTAGTGAGGCTCATATAAGTGATGGAAGCTCCTTTTAGAAGACTCTTTTCCCGACTAGGGAGGTGTTTACATTTAAGGTACGATATAACTTTGTGATAAAGCATTATTGTTATTGCTTGTTACATTATTGATaagatcaaaattaatattgagaTAATTATAGTAGtttgaatgtaaatattaaataatataatattacgattTCTACAGATCCTAtaatggttaaataaatatacaaacatatataagtgtaattacggagtttcttgtcggttcttctctgtagaatctacattctgaaccggttcgcttaaaatagttgttgaaTGAAGATTCAGAAAAgcctatagtacgacacaacttcgatctagcatcggcaaaattcgtaaaactgatcacatccgaattgagtacgttaTCCcagattatcaatatttatttctcatgcgaatatgatctttgcgcagacgtaataacttgtaatatcatatgactaaatatattcgtcaatttgacacgtcgatttacatgctctTTCTTTCtctgcgagaatctatagcgacgaatagcgtcgcaATGGCGCattagggagctatttctattggttgtgtaaatcggcagtaattggttttattttcattccattgcattttccgatgctacatttaatttgtgtcgtactacaatTGCATAACGTATATTctgatttttaaacatattttgctactcatattatctttataaagttataaagaaatataagttatttttttaatatcctgaCATTATACaaaaccataataaaaaaatatctaacaaaCTCATACATACTAAAAAGGAATCCAGAAAAGAAAGCTACTCACATTCATTACTCTTTTTGTTCTTGTTTTCTCTGTTCGTTCGTTCCcatatatattcaaaacattCTGGAAAGAAAATCTCTGTGttaattcgatttatttatttattgctttagaaataccatcggcatattcacaaatcatatttaggaaaaacaacaaagaaaacttgtacagtgtgatacaccattacaggtatttacattttacattttacaacttACATGTAACAAAGGTAACTAAACACTACactcaaacatttaataaaatctgtgagaataaattttaacataaaatatatatatatatataggataaCAAACAATCTTTGATAACAAaaaggatattataattatttgacttaccaataacactaatatttttaaatattaaatattaattactaactaaaacagtatttaaatttttcttaaaactatcACTACTTAGTTCGTATATGTCGATGACATGGTAGCCAAGTTCATTGTAGGATCTCATACAACGAATTAATGGAGAAAATTTTCCAACATTTGTGCGATATCTAGGAATGGCGAAGGTGCTTTTAATTGGATATCGAGGAATAGTTTTcggaacatataaatttatttgagaaaGTAGCCTTGGTGAGTCTATGGAGATGTGAATGAGCTTgtgttaaaacattaaatcgttCAGGGACCGAGGATTTTGTCATCAACTTCCTTTTTATCAGCGCAATGTGACAAGCTTCATTGTAAAATCATGTATTGTCatgtattctttaaatgttaaaaaagaggaactagtgagtttcttgccggttcttctcgctagaatctgctttccgaaccagtggtagcttcacttaattttaaaatgacgattcaaaactgcttgtaaaatcaatataaaaaagcctacttgaataaagtttattttgatttgattttgatttgatttgagtggACACTTGTATGTCTTcgtagttatttaaaataattattgtgtatAGCACCTTAATATCTTTGATAAGATCTATCTCATTAGTCATCTATATGTCGCAGTCATCTGGTTGAATCTGCTGTTTGATTGTATGACCAGCATTCATTGAATGAGGACATTTAAATGAATTAGAGAGACTAAAGACttagtgtaataatttattttatatttaatattaccgtCTTAATTatgtgattttaataattaaaggaTGACATTACTAGCTTCACTTATCCTGCGGCCCGGTTTCTTGAAATTTGGTTTAGGTGGGTCATAATTACATGGATCGTCTGTTGAAGGGGCTGGAGTCGAGGTCACGAATGGAGGTAACAGATCGAGATCATAATTTGCCtgaaaagaaatatacatttgaatttTGAGAACTTTgctagaattatattattaataattgaaaaaaataaggcGGTTTTCTCATCATGCTGCAATGTAAAATGCATTGGAACTCATTCCAAGATATATGAATCAATAGTGTAAAATATACTTACGACAGTTTCATTGAATTTTCTGCCAAGCCAAAGCCAACGTTCTTGCTGCAATaagaatttatgaaattaattacttgATCTATATATACTacacatttactttttttatgatataggttgacggacgaacgtataggccaccttatggtaagtggtcccatcacccatagacaatgaagctgtaagaaatattaactattccttagatcgtcaatgtgccatgaaccttgggaactatgatgttatgtcccttgtgcctgtagttacactggctcactcacccttcaaaccgaaacacaacaactgagtactgttatttggcggtagaataactgatgaatgggtggtacctacccagacgggcttgcacaaagccctaccaccaagta from Vanessa cardui chromosome 12, ilVanCard2.1, whole genome shotgun sequence encodes the following:
- the LOC124534425 gene encoding tryptase-2-like gives rise to the protein MKLWIITISVLIGCGGSTPLTSTRNKRQERWLWLGRKFNETVANYDLDLLPPFVTSTPAPSTDDPCNYDPPKPNFKKPGRRISEAKCFEYIWERTNRENKNKKSNECFQIWLSKLASKPHFAIGGRDTTPGEFPHMGAVGWRVVHGTWIFKCGCTLISSKFTLTAAHCTKSPRDPNLASPVPEIIRLGDKNIIDIPVYFNKPIDAKISRIIVHPQYAAPKKYYDIALMELAAPVEFTMNVQPACLWNTFNTDTLGTSATLTGWGVVETATRRTPPELQAAVVDIIDSEQCDTLLMASCSRHWCGIQDHQICAGKIEGGVDACQGDSGGPLQMKIPLSASREGSMHFVIGVTSFGIGCARPNLPGVYTRVSSFVDWIEGIVWPGE